From the Camarhynchus parvulus chromosome 13, STF_HiC, whole genome shotgun sequence genome, one window contains:
- the HMGXB3 gene encoding HMG domain-containing protein 3 — translation MEAPYDGAEVTVVMEEIESTYTYTSPVPSKKKKKHKSTGDHGERAKKPRSAYLLYYYDIYLKVQQELPHLPQSEINKKISESWRLLSVAEKSYYLEKAKLEKEGLDPNSKASTRTAVVPDIPGFRKILPRSDYIIIPKTTLQEDRSRQSLELCVTQSPAASEGLAAPRKVTSVPRDTVQSILSVDSGQAGVSEPCIAIEGLAEDTAAFAQPEAAEEAVTSEVLSHYVGPVTEKVAGEILLDEASLEIEGQPYQAARVVIEETLVSSSTDISNGGIAVARPQVPDGVSVVTVVTGRDTEESSSSTLATQFIMLPLPAHSVVENPASIKLTTTYTRRGHGNCTNPGCSFTYVTRHKPPKCPTCGNFLGGKWIPKEKQPKIKSEPNSGTSLKTPAAKRGQQSALAEPTAASESSSKSALESSEAVSQLLSAVPGGGQMPDMEWEEVIISEGHFLPNNVLAEDRRSAQRQADASSEQAEKGRVGLGMSTSSEVLSPNASVKKPVVGTDATAATHKGQEAKSKPRPKPSLLAAARPMRAILPAPAIVGREASTEQLSSRQAFASTDKHSPVRTSGLKPSTLKQLGQSVLQPPAAEEQKLHSSVTSTASQVKVVEVKPDIFPSYKYSCTVTLDLGLATSRGRGKCKNPSCSYVYTNRHKPRICPSCGYNLAKDRTEKTAKSLEVSAGQPGVLNTSEPLTPSQKETQRQSTLQLLRKVMQIPENESELAEIFTLIHELNSSRLILSNVSEETVTIEQTSWSNYYESPCVQCLLCNSPLFKGGHNSLAGPQECWLLTANRLQVVTAQVKMCLNLQCLALHSFTDIYTGLFNVGNKLLVSLDLLFAIRNHIKLGEDPRVAVGNILDSVQEQTDKNLSPDEQAQLQELLCNGYWAFECLTVRDYNDMICGICGITPKVEIAQRNTENVLALKNIEFTWPEYLPSSEVNVEDFWSTMETEVIEQVAFPSSIPITKFDASIVAPFFPPLMRGAVVINTEKDKNLHAQPVPGNGSALVRLLQEEVFRPELINSYSEEELQSFLTQCGIPWEASHTKDELCYSLLALYEFVQNGTSITPSSTHHTGGKIYKVCPHQVVCGSKYIVRGENARDHVDLLVSSRHWPPVYVVDSASSVALCADLCWPGLTSQMWGKNQGCFSDPMEPPTYVSCPELLDQHYSVDVTVAEPSLQHPITKSCARRIVQAGAEQSSPWDATARHRCIALCRELEPYGAIAAAIGDSRTSTVRQRPITFENPTHYYLYNRLMDFLTSREIVNRQIQEIVQSCQPGEVVIRDALYRLGVAQIKTETEEDEEGKQEEDGAC, via the exons ATGGAGGCTCCCTATGATGGTGCTGAGGTCACGGTGGTGATGGAGGAGATAGAGAGCACTTACACTTACACCTCTCCGGTGCCatccaagaagaagaagaaacataAAAGTACTGGTGATCATGGAGAAAGAGCCAAGAAGCCTCG ATCTGCTTACCTTCTCTACTATTATGATATTTACTTGAAAGTACAACAAGAGCTTCCACACCTCCCTCAATCTGAAATCAACAAAAAGATCAGTGAGAGCTGGAGGTTGCTCAGTGTGGCTGAAAAGAGCTACTACTTGGAGAAAGCCAAGCTAGAGAAAGAGGGACTGGACCCG AACTCCAAGGCATCCACTCGAACTGCAGTAGTCCCTGACATTCCAGGCTTCCGCAAGATTCTTCCTCGCTCCGATTACATAATTATTCCCAAAACCACTCTTCAGGAGGACAGGAGCAGGCAGtctctggagctgtgtgtgacacagagcccagcagcatctgaaggcttggcagctcccaggaaagTCACCAGTGTGCCCCGTGACACCGTGCAGAGCATCCTTTCCGTGGACTCGGGCCAGGCTGGCGTCTCGGAGCCCTGCATCGCCATCGaggggctggcagaggacaCGGCAGCCTTTGCCCAGCCCGAGGCTGCAGAAGAAGCTGTTACCTCAGAGGTTCTCTCTCACTATGTTGGGCCTGTGACAGAGAAAGTGGCTGGAGAGATTCTCTTGGATGAGGCTTCTTTGGAGATAGAAGGACAGCCGTACCAGGCAGCCCGAGTGGTTATTGAGGAGACCCTGGTGAGCAGCTCCACAGACATCTCCAACGGGGGCATCGCTGTGGCCCGTCCCCAGGTGCCCGATGGGGTGTCTGTGGTGACCGTGGTCACTGGGAGG GATACTGAAGAGAGTAGCTCCTCCACACTTGCAACACAGTTTATCATGTTACCTTTGCCAGCTCACTCTGTTGTGGAGAACCCAGCATCAATTAAATTG ACAACCACCTATACTCGCAGGGGACATGGAAATTGCACCAATCCTGGCTGTTCCTTCACTTATGTCACCAGGCATAAGCCACCAAAATGCCCAACGTGTGGGAACTTCCTGGGAGGGAAATGGATTCCAAAG gaaaagcaACCAAAAATCAAATCTGAGCCAAATTCAGGCACCTCTCTTAAAACTCCAGCAGCTAAAAGAGGTCAGCAGTCAGCCCTCGCAGAGCCCACGGCCGCCAGTGAGAGTTCCTCCAAGTCTGCCTTGGAGAGCTCCGAAGCTGTCAGCcagctgctgagtgctgtgCCTGGTGGAGGGCAGATGCCTGACATGGAGTGGGAGGAAGTGATCATCTCTGAGGGCCACTTTCTCCCAAATAATGTGCTTGCTGAAGACAGGAGGAGTGCCCAGCGGCAAGCGGACGCCTcttcagagcaggcagagaaagGAAGGGTTGGGCTGGGGATGTCCACATCTTCTGAGGTGTTGAGTCCAAATGCCTCTGTGAAAAAGCCAGTGGTGGG AACTGATGCAACAGCTGCTACACACAAGGGACAAGAAGCAAAGAGCAAACCAAGACCCAAGCCCTccttgctggctgcagccagacCCATGCGAGCCAttctgcctgctccagccatTGTGGGGAGAgaagccagcacagagcagctgagcagcaggcaggccTTTGCAAGTACTG ACAAGCATTCCCCTGTGAGAACATCAGGCTTGAAGCCCAGTACACTGAAACAGTTGGGCCAGTCAGttctgcagccaccagctgctgaggagcaaaAG CTCCACAGTTCTGTGACAAGCACGGCATCTCAGGTTAAAGTTGTGGAGGTCAAACCAGACATATTCCCTTCCTACAAGTACAGTTGCACCGTAACTTTG gatttgggattagCAACGTCACGTGGCAGAGGGAAATGCAAGAACCCCTCGTGCAGTTATGTGTATACAAACAGGCACAAGCCACGCATCTGCCCAAGCTGTGGATACAACCTTGCCAAAGACAGGactgagaaaacagcaaaatcccTG GAGGTCAGTGCAGGTCAGCCGGGCGTGCTGAACACCAGCGAGCCCCTGACGCCGTCGCAGAAGGAAACCCAGCGTCAGTCCACGCTGCAGCTGCTGCGCAAGGTGATGCAGATCCCCGAGAACGAGTCCGAGCTGGCAGAGATCTTCACCCTCATCCACGAGCTCAACAGCTCCAGGCTCATCCTGTCCAACGTGAGTGAGGAGACTGTGACCATCGAGCAGACCTCCTGGTCCAACTACTACGAGTCTCCATGTGTGCAGTGCCTCCTCTGTAACAGCCCCTTGTTCAAAGGGGGACACAA TTCCCTTGCTGGTCCTCAGGAGTGCTGGCTGCTGACAGCCAATAGATTACAGGTGGTTACAGCTCAGGTCAAAATGTGCTTGAACCTGCAGTGTCTGGCCCTCCATAGCTTCACTGACATTTACACAG GCCTTTTCAATGTGGGTAACAAATTGTTAGTGAGCTTGGATCTTCTGTTTGCAATCCGAAACCACATTAAACTTGGAGAGGATCCCAGAGTGGCTGTTGGCAATATCCTTGACTCTGTTCAGGAGCagactg ACAAAAACCTGAGCCCTGATGAGCAGGCTcagcttcaggagctgctgtgcaatGGCTACTGGGCTTTTGAATGCCTGACAGTCCGGGATTACAATGATATGATCTGTGGAATCTGTGGCATAACCCCCAAGGTGGAAATAGCCCAGAGGAATACGGAAAATGTCCTAGCACTGAAAAATATAGAG TTTACTTGGCCAGAATACTTGCCATCAAGCGAAGTGAATGTGGAAGACTTTTGGTCCACGATGGAGACAGAGGTGATTGAGCAGGTGGCTTTTCCTTCTAGCATCCCCATCACAAAGTTTGATGCCTCTATTGTTGCTCCTTTCTTCCCTCCACTGATGAGAGGAGCAGTGGTGATCAATACAGAGAAGGACAAGAACCTGCAtgcacagccagtgccag GTAATGGCAGTGCCTTGGTGAGGCTCCTTCAGGAAGAAGTCTTCAGGCCTGAGCTGATAAACTCTTACAgtgaggaagagctgcagagctttCTGACACAGTGTGGCATCccctgggaggcatcccataCAAAG GATGAGCTCTGCTACTCCCTCCTGGCTCTCTATGAGTTTGTTCAGAATGGAACAAGCATTACACCATCTTCTACTCATCACACAGGAGGGAAGATCTACAAAGTGTGTCCACATCAG GTTGTGTGTGGCTCCAAGTACATAGTAAGAGGAGAAAATGCTCGGGATCACGTGGACTTGTTGGTATCCTCACGTCACTGGCCTCCAGTGTATGTTGTTGATTCAGCCTCTTCAGTGGCACTGTGTGCAGACCTCTGCTGGCCTGGCCTGACTTCCCAGATGTGGGGGAAGAACCAGGGCTGCTTCTCTGACCCCATGGAACCTCCAACG TACGtgtcctgccctgagctgctggaccAGCACTACAGCGTAGACGTGACGGtggctgagccctccctgcagcaccccatCACCAAGTCCTGTGCGCGCCGCATCGTGCAGGCGGGCgcggagcagagcagcccctgggacgCCACGGCCCGGCACCGCTGCATCGCCCTGTGCCGCGAGCTGGAGCCCTATGGCGCCATCGCCGCCGCCATCGGCGACAGCAGGACCAGCACCGTGCGCCAGCGGCCCATCACCTTTGAGAACCCCACGCACTATTACCTCTACAACCGCCTCATGGACTTCCTCACCAGCAGGGAAATCGTCAACAGGCAGATCCAGGAGATcgtgcagagctgccagcccgGGGAGGTGGTGATCCGTGACGCGCTCTACCGGCTCGGCGTGGCCCAGATCAAAACAGAGAcggaggaggatgaagaggggAAGCAGGAAGAGGATGGAGCTTGCTGA